In Pedobacter heparinus DSM 2366, the following are encoded in one genomic region:
- a CDS encoding thiamine phosphate synthase, producing the protein MRIDQLHYISQASREGHLEAIERVLLAGGKWIQLRVKNEPEAVVLSLAIAAAALCKKHAARLIVNDYPEIALKAGADGVHLGLDDMPVAAARAILGPDLIIGGTANTFGQLQQRVAEGADYIGLGPYRFTTTKQNLSPVIGLQGYVKLMEQAKAAGIGTPVIAIGGITADDIPLLMQAGLYGVAVSGALSHPQDTSVVLNHINHLLC; encoded by the coding sequence ATGAGGATTGACCAATTGCATTATATTTCTCAGGCAAGCCGGGAGGGGCACCTGGAAGCCATTGAGCGGGTTTTACTGGCCGGCGGAAAGTGGATACAGTTAAGGGTAAAAAATGAGCCGGAAGCAGTGGTACTGTCACTGGCCATAGCTGCCGCCGCCTTATGCAAAAAGCATGCGGCCAGGCTGATCGTAAACGATTACCCCGAAATTGCCTTAAAGGCAGGTGCAGATGGTGTGCACCTGGGCCTGGACGATATGCCTGTTGCAGCAGCAAGGGCTATACTTGGCCCCGACCTGATCATTGGCGGCACGGCCAATACTTTTGGACAGCTGCAGCAAAGGGTAGCTGAGGGGGCAGATTATATCGGTTTAGGCCCCTACCGCTTTACTACCACCAAACAGAACCTGAGTCCGGTTATTGGCCTGCAGGGCTATGTAAAACTGATGGAGCAGGCGAAAGCAGCCGGGATAGGTACCCCTGTTATTGCCATAGGAGGCATTACAGCGGACGATATCCCTTTACTGATGCAGGCAGGCCTGTATGGGGTAGCTGTTTCGGGAGCATTGAGCCATCCGCAGGATACTTCTGTTGTATTGAACCACATCAACCATTTATTATGTTAA
- a CDS encoding thiazole synthase, with product MLKIADKIFSSRLFTGTGKFSSALEMEAALLASGSELVTVALKRVDLNAGDDDILKHLKHAHINLLPNTSGVRNAKEAVFAAQMAREALETNWVKLEIHPDPKYLMPDPIETLKATEELAKLGFIVLPYVHADPVLCKRLEDAGTSAVMPLGSPIGSNKGLKTIDFLEIIIAQSKVPVIVDAGIGAPSDAAKAMEIGADAVLVNTAIAVAGNPGLMAGAFKMAVMAGRMAFEARLGKVSAGMQALGSSPLTSFLD from the coding sequence ATGTTAAAAATAGCAGATAAAATATTTAGCTCCCGGCTCTTTACCGGCACGGGAAAGTTCAGTTCGGCTCTAGAAATGGAAGCAGCTTTGCTGGCTTCGGGCTCTGAGCTGGTTACGGTAGCCCTGAAAAGGGTTGACCTGAATGCAGGTGATGATGACATCCTGAAGCACCTGAAACATGCGCACATCAACCTGCTGCCCAATACCTCTGGGGTAAGAAATGCCAAAGAAGCAGTTTTTGCAGCACAAATGGCCAGGGAAGCCCTGGAAACCAACTGGGTAAAACTGGAGATCCACCCGGACCCCAAATACCTGATGCCCGACCCTATCGAGACTTTAAAAGCCACAGAAGAACTGGCTAAACTGGGCTTTATTGTTTTGCCTTATGTGCATGCCGACCCGGTATTGTGCAAGCGGCTGGAGGATGCAGGAACTTCGGCAGTTATGCCCCTTGGATCGCCCATAGGCAGTAATAAAGGTTTAAAAACGATAGATTTTCTGGAGATCATCATTGCCCAGAGCAAGGTGCCGGTTATTGTGGACGCAGGAATAGGCGCCCCATCTGATGCGGCAAAAGCGATGGAAATTGGTGCCGATGCGGTACTGGTAAATACGGCAATTGCTGTTGCAGGAAATCCGGGACTGATGGCCGGGGCCTTTAAAATGGCTGTAATGGCAGGCCGGATGGCCTTTGAAGCCAGGCTGGGCAAGGTATCGGCGGGTATGCAGGCCCTTGGCAGCAGTCCGCTTACCTCTTTTCTCGACTAA